The following are from one region of the Falco biarmicus isolate bFalBia1 chromosome 1, bFalBia1.pri, whole genome shotgun sequence genome:
- the HRK gene encoding activator of apoptosis harakiri encodes MCPCALHGGPPAPCPCSPGRAARPSAAARLVAARLRRLGDELEQRAARRKARGRGPWAGRRLAAVLCLLCALTPAAALAWLSRRRSL; translated from the coding sequence ATGTGCCCCTGCGCGCTGCACGGCGGCCCCCCCGcgccctgcccctgcagccccggccGCGCCGCACGGCCCTcggccgccgcccgcctggTCGCCGCCCGCCTGCGCCGCCTGGGCGATGAGCTGGAGcagcgggcggcgcggcgcaAGGCTCGGGGCCGCGGCCCCTGGGCCGGCCGCCGCCTGGCCGCCgtgctgtgcctgctgtgcGCCCTCACGCCCGCGGCCGCGCTGGCCTGGCTGAGCCGCAGGAGGAGCCTCTAG